Proteins from one Halovivax limisalsi genomic window:
- a CDS encoding MnhB domain-containing protein — protein MTTVIMRTMARAVVPIILVVAVSLFVEGHNLPGGGFIAGVLAVTAFGLLYVAFGLDYLERGVLDRDVESGKEPSRDRVVPGYRRLFSFGLALAVASGLAPLLFDRPFLSQTYVIVEGLPIYHHVEVASALAFDLGVFCVVVGGLLTILSVVGAE, from the coding sequence GTGACGACGGTCATCATGCGGACGATGGCCCGGGCCGTCGTGCCGATCATCCTGGTGGTCGCCGTCTCGCTGTTCGTCGAGGGTCACAACCTTCCCGGCGGCGGGTTCATCGCGGGCGTGCTCGCGGTGACGGCGTTCGGCCTGCTGTACGTCGCGTTCGGCCTGGACTACCTCGAACGGGGCGTCCTCGACCGGGACGTCGAATCGGGAAAGGAACCGTCGCGGGACCGCGTCGTGCCGGGCTACCGCCGGCTGTTCTCGTTCGGCCTGGCGCTCGCGGTCGCGAGCGGCCTGGCGCCGCTGCTCTTCGACCGGCCGTTCCTCTCCCAGACGTACGTCATCGTCGAGGGCCTGCCGATCTACCACCACGTCGAGGTGGCGAGCGCCCTGGCGTTCGACCTCGGCGTCTTCTGCGTGGTCGTCGGCGGCCTCCTGACGATCCTCTCGGTGGTGGGCGCCGAATGA
- a CDS encoding MBL fold metallo-hydrolase, producing MQVTFLGTGAAMPTGDRYQAGIVVQEDDRTVLLDCGSGVLQRLQQSGIGYEAVSSVLVTHHHLDHVADLLPLMKARWLAGEEHLEIVGPQGTKELVDGLLSVYEYMDGRIDLRVREVVAGEAFSVAGFDVEGYETRHSLPCLAYRFDDRFTFSGDSEAFAGLANFADGSAILAHDCSFPDDVDVSNHPTPSELGQVLAGVEIGRVYLTHLYPHTSGRQEEMRRSIGEHYDGDVRFAEDLQRVSISS from the coding sequence ATGCAGGTGACGTTTCTGGGAACCGGCGCGGCGATGCCCACCGGCGACCGGTATCAGGCGGGGATCGTCGTCCAGGAGGACGATCGAACGGTCCTGCTCGACTGCGGATCGGGCGTCCTCCAGCGCCTCCAGCAGTCCGGCATCGGGTACGAGGCCGTTTCGTCGGTGCTCGTGACCCACCACCACCTCGATCACGTGGCCGACCTCCTCCCGTTGATGAAGGCCCGCTGGCTCGCCGGCGAGGAGCACCTGGAGATAGTGGGCCCGCAAGGGACCAAGGAGCTGGTCGACGGCCTGCTCTCCGTCTACGAGTACATGGACGGTCGGATCGACCTCCGGGTTCGCGAGGTCGTCGCGGGTGAAGCGTTCTCCGTGGCCGGGTTCGACGTCGAGGGCTACGAGACGCGCCACTCCCTTCCCTGTCTGGCCTACCGGTTCGACGATCGCTTCACGTTCAGCGGCGACAGCGAGGCCTTCGCCGGCCTGGCGAACTTCGCCGACGGGTCGGCCATCCTGGCTCACGACTGCTCGTTCCCGGACGACGTCGACGTTTCGAACCACCCGACGCCGAGCGAACTCGGGCAGGTTCTCGCGGGCGTGGAAATCGGCCGTGTGTATCTGACGCACCTCTACCCGCACACGAGCGGGCGACAGGAGGAGATGCGCCGCTCGATCGGCGAGCACTACGACGGCGACGTGCGATTCGCGGAGGATTTACAGCGGGTCTCGATCTCGTCGTAA
- a CDS encoding tRNA uridine(34) 5-carboxymethylaminomethyl modification radical SAM/GNAT enzyme Elp3, with protein sequence MSTGADPTETAAFERVCETLVERILSGEIDADDLESAKLRACSEHSAPKVPKNSELLDHAGEEHREALEPVLQRKPVRTASGVSPVAIMTSPERCPHGKCLYCPGGPDSEFSSSQSYTGEEPAAARGVQNDYDPYGQVTLRLEQLRQIGHPVEKVELILMGGTMTARSHDYQEWFVKRALEAMNDYDVEKEPEPAEGESFAQEPDEYEWRYLEDVVAENETNEIRNIGTTFETKPDWCDPEQIDRMLDLGGTKVEVGVQTTYERINREMHRGHGVQASIDANRRLRDAAFKVGFHMMPGQPGMSKEMCLEDFRELFDNEAWKPDYLKIYPTLVVRGTATYDWWHRDEYDPLTNDEAADLIAEIKDMIPRYTRLQRVQRDIPADFIDAGVWKSNLRQLARQRMDEHGWSCDCIRCREVGMNDAKPDSVDLDVMTYDACGGTEHFISIEDFDQDLLIGFCRLRFPNDPVRPELESAALVRELHVYGSEVSVGSTAEGDSGQHQHRGYGRQLMGRAESLAADAGYEKLSVISGIGAREYYREKLGYHQDGPYVSKGL encoded by the coding sequence ATGAGTACCGGGGCGGATCCGACCGAGACGGCGGCCTTCGAGCGCGTCTGCGAGACGCTCGTCGAGCGCATCCTCTCGGGCGAGATCGACGCTGACGACCTCGAATCCGCGAAGTTACGGGCGTGTTCGGAGCACTCGGCGCCGAAGGTGCCGAAGAACTCGGAGCTGCTCGATCACGCCGGCGAGGAACACCGCGAGGCGCTGGAACCCGTCCTGCAGCGAAAGCCGGTCCGGACGGCCTCGGGCGTCTCGCCCGTCGCCATCATGACCTCGCCGGAGCGCTGTCCCCACGGCAAGTGTCTGTACTGTCCGGGCGGACCCGACTCGGAGTTCTCCTCCTCGCAGAGCTACACCGGCGAGGAGCCCGCCGCGGCGCGCGGCGTCCAGAACGACTACGATCCCTACGGCCAGGTCACCCTCCGACTGGAGCAGCTTCGCCAGATCGGCCACCCCGTCGAGAAGGTCGAGCTGATCCTGATGGGCGGGACGATGACCGCGCGCAGCCACGACTACCAGGAGTGGTTCGTCAAGCGCGCCCTGGAGGCGATGAACGACTACGACGTCGAGAAGGAGCCGGAACCCGCGGAGGGCGAGAGCTTCGCTCAGGAGCCCGACGAGTACGAGTGGCGCTACCTCGAGGACGTCGTCGCCGAGAACGAGACGAACGAGATCCGCAACATCGGGACGACGTTCGAGACCAAGCCCGACTGGTGCGATCCGGAGCAGATCGACCGCATGCTCGACCTCGGCGGGACGAAGGTCGAGGTCGGCGTCCAGACCACCTACGAGCGGATCAACCGCGAGATGCACCGCGGCCACGGCGTCCAGGCGTCGATCGACGCCAACCGGCGGCTGCGCGACGCCGCGTTCAAGGTCGGCTTCCACATGATGCCCGGCCAGCCCGGCATGTCGAAGGAGATGTGTCTGGAGGACTTTCGCGAACTCTTCGACAACGAGGCCTGGAAGCCCGACTACCTGAAGATCTACCCCACGCTCGTCGTGCGCGGGACGGCCACCTACGACTGGTGGCACCGCGACGAGTACGACCCCCTGACGAACGACGAGGCCGCCGACCTGATCGCCGAGATCAAGGACATGATCCCGCGGTACACCCGCCTTCAGCGCGTCCAGCGGGACATCCCCGCGGACTTCATCGACGCCGGCGTCTGGAAGTCCAACCTCCGACAGCTCGCCCGCCAGCGGATGGACGAACACGGCTGGAGTTGCGATTGCATTCGCTGTCGGGAGGTCGGGATGAACGATGCGAAGCCCGACTCCGTCGACCTGGACGTCATGACGTACGACGCCTGCGGCGGCACGGAACACTTCATCTCGATCGAAGATTTCGACCAGGATCTCCTCATCGGCTTCTGCCGGCTGCGCTTCCCGAACGATCCCGTCCGACCGGAACTCGAGAGCGCCGCGCTCGTGCGGGAACTGCACGTCTACGGCAGCGAGGTGAGTGTCGGAAGCACGGCCGAAGGCGACAGCGGGCAGCACCAGCATCGAGGCTACGGCCGGCAGCTGATGGGCCGAGCCGAGTCGCTCGCGGCCGACGCCGGGTACGAGAAGCTCAGCGTCATCTCCGGCATCGGCGCCCGCGAGTACTACCGCGAGAAACTCGGCTACCACCAGGACGGCCCGTACGTGAGCAAAGGGCTCTAA
- the mbhE gene encoding hydrogen gas-evolving membrane-bound hydrogenase subunit E, translating to MAPELSVLLAAVALPFLAAAITPLAARLLGERMAWVAAATALASFLLLASQYGRDGAVELEWIPSLDVTLRLYVDGWALLFALLASGVGVLVFAYSRSYMHDEPNLAKYYAALLTFMGSILGVALAADLVSLFTFWELTSLSSFVLIGHYTDDAESIYAARMAMFVTVGGGLFLLVGFLFLAFAAGTTLGGSAFDLTAMLADPGPVRAQLRENDLFVPALLFIAIGAGSKSAQVPLHFWLPNAMAAPTPVSAFLHSATMVKAGVYLLGRLRPLLASPEWTYLFATVGLVTMAVCALLAVASTDIKELLAYSTASHLGLMVAGFGLAPTVGADAGVFHLFNHALFKAALFLVAGIVAHEAGTRRLADLGGLGRDMPITAAVTGIVALSMAGIPPFSGFYSKELLFEAAHDSVGTLGVAGFPVGWLYVALAVFASIFTVLYSLRFLGLFLGDQPEELRGSIHRAPALLLVPPGILAVLTAVVSVAPGIAVDAIVQSAADATAVTPHEMHYGLPTSYSPAVGMSAVAIGLGLVAYPAYGRIHDAVRTASAATTVVKPGQWYDGILVGLVRTSWFVDRHLQNGRLRNYATWTFGVTCALALAGYLVAGAAVSLPAGLVPTPDGSLAISLVLAVAIVAALAVVRAPTHPVGVLTLSILGFMVAIVYILASAPDLALTQLVVETLILVIFLLVIEEIPDREQLDARTRGRDVALSFVVGLTVFLTVVLATDARPEGRTDVAEFYAEEAVPGGGGTNVVNVILTDFRGFDTMGEIVVVAIAAISIITLFVMRTRGESP from the coding sequence ATGGCTCCCGAGTTGTCGGTTCTACTCGCCGCTGTGGCGTTGCCCTTTCTCGCCGCCGCGATCACCCCGCTGGCGGCCCGCCTGCTCGGCGAGCGGATGGCCTGGGTCGCCGCAGCGACTGCGCTGGCGAGCTTTCTCCTGCTGGCCTCCCAGTACGGCCGTGACGGAGCCGTCGAACTGGAGTGGATCCCGTCGCTGGACGTCACGCTCCGATTGTACGTCGACGGCTGGGCGCTGCTCTTCGCCCTCCTGGCCAGCGGTGTCGGCGTCCTCGTGTTCGCGTACTCGCGGTCGTACATGCACGACGAGCCGAACCTGGCCAAGTACTACGCCGCCCTGCTCACGTTCATGGGGTCGATCCTCGGCGTCGCGCTCGCGGCCGACCTCGTCTCGCTCTTTACGTTCTGGGAGCTGACGAGCCTCAGCTCGTTCGTGCTGATCGGGCACTACACCGACGACGCCGAATCGATCTACGCCGCGCGGATGGCGATGTTCGTCACCGTCGGCGGCGGGCTCTTCCTGCTCGTCGGCTTCCTGTTTCTCGCGTTCGCCGCGGGGACCACGCTCGGCGGGTCGGCCTTCGACCTCACCGCGATGCTCGCCGATCCGGGGCCGGTCCGGGCGCAACTCCGCGAGAACGACCTGTTCGTTCCGGCGCTCCTGTTCATCGCCATCGGTGCGGGGAGCAAGTCCGCACAGGTGCCGCTGCACTTCTGGCTGCCGAACGCGATGGCGGCGCCGACGCCGGTGTCGGCGTTCCTCCACTCCGCCACGATGGTGAAGGCGGGCGTCTACCTCCTCGGCCGGCTCCGACCGCTGCTCGCGAGCCCGGAGTGGACCTACCTGTTCGCGACCGTCGGCCTGGTGACGATGGCCGTCTGTGCGCTGCTGGCGGTCGCCTCGACCGACATCAAGGAGCTACTGGCGTACTCGACGGCGAGTCACCTCGGGCTGATGGTCGCGGGCTTCGGCCTCGCGCCGACGGTCGGGGCCGACGCCGGCGTCTTCCACCTGTTCAACCACGCGCTGTTCAAGGCGGCGCTGTTTCTCGTCGCCGGCATCGTGGCCCACGAGGCGGGGACGCGCCGCCTCGCGGACCTCGGCGGATTGGGCCGGGACATGCCGATCACCGCGGCCGTTACCGGGATCGTCGCGCTGAGCATGGCCGGAATTCCGCCGTTCAGCGGCTTCTACTCGAAGGAACTGTTGTTCGAAGCCGCCCACGACTCCGTCGGCACGCTCGGCGTCGCCGGCTTCCCGGTCGGCTGGCTCTACGTCGCCCTCGCGGTCTTCGCCAGCATCTTCACCGTCCTGTACTCGCTTCGCTTCCTCGGCCTGTTCCTCGGCGACCAGCCAGAGGAACTGCGCGGTTCGATCCACCGCGCACCGGCGCTGCTGCTCGTCCCGCCTGGAATCCTCGCCGTGCTCACGGCCGTGGTCAGCGTCGCCCCGGGAATCGCGGTGGATGCGATCGTCCAGTCGGCCGCTGACGCGACCGCCGTCACCCCCCACGAGATGCACTACGGGCTGCCGACGTCGTACTCGCCCGCCGTCGGGATGAGCGCCGTCGCCATCGGACTCGGTCTCGTCGCCTACCCCGCGTACGGCCGGATTCACGACGCGGTTCGAACCGCGTCGGCCGCCACGACGGTGGTGAAACCCGGTCAGTGGTACGACGGGATCCTCGTGGGTCTCGTTCGGACGAGCTGGTTCGTCGACAGGCACCTCCAGAACGGCCGGTTGCGAAACTACGCCACGTGGACGTTCGGCGTGACGTGTGCCCTGGCACTGGCTGGCTACCTCGTAGCCGGGGCAGCCGTATCGCTTCCGGCGGGACTCGTCCCGACGCCGGACGGCTCGCTGGCGATCTCGCTTGTGCTGGCCGTCGCCATCGTCGCCGCGCTCGCCGTGGTCCGAGCGCCGACCCACCCGGTCGGCGTCCTCACGCTCTCGATCCTCGGATTCATGGTCGCGATCGTCTACATCCTCGCGAGCGCGCCGGACCTCGCGCTCACGCAACTGGTCGTCGAGACGCTGATCCTGGTCATCTTCCTGCTCGTCATCGAGGAGATCCCCGACCGCGAACAGCTCGACGCTCGGACGCGCGGGCGCGACGTGGCGCTCTCGTTCGTCGTCGGCCTCACGGTCTTTCTGACCGTCGTCCTCGCGACCGACGCCCGGCCCGAGGGCCGGACCGACGTCGCCGAGTTCTACGCGGAGGAGGCCGTCCCGGGCGGCGGCGGGACGAACGTCGTCAACGTCATCCTGACGGACTTCCGCGGGTTTGACACGATGGGCGAGATCGTCGTGGTCGCGATCGCGGCGATCTCGATCATCACGCTGTTCGTCATGCGAACGCGGGGTGAGTCGCCGTGA
- a CDS encoding mRNA surveillance protein pelota, which yields MQVRDREPLDGGRERLTVVPESVDDLWHLQYVLEPGDRVAGDTTRRIQRNDDKMRDTGGEREHMWVALAVDEVEFHRFANRLRVSGEIVACSREDQLGFHHTLNVEERDELSIEKYWKPDQERRLEEAEEATENPDVAIATVEEGRAHVHSVAQYGTEERATVTGSTGKNEDAQDRTALFSELTDVLRRLDVDAIILAGPGFTKQDAYKYLEDEAPDVADQITMVDTASVGDRGVHEVLKRGAVADVQEETRIEAEAEAIDELTRRIAEGAKAAYGPEEVEQAAEYGAIEELLIVDDRLRTERGPDGDWAVNVDDLVRTTEQKGGEVTVFSSEFPPGQQLSNLGGIAALLRYRVQ from the coding sequence ATGCAGGTCAGAGACCGGGAGCCGCTCGACGGCGGTCGCGAGCGCCTGACGGTGGTCCCCGAGAGCGTCGACGACCTCTGGCACCTCCAGTACGTCCTCGAACCCGGCGACCGGGTGGCCGGCGACACCACCCGGCGCATCCAGCGCAACGACGACAAAATGCGCGACACGGGCGGCGAGCGCGAGCACATGTGGGTCGCCCTGGCGGTCGACGAGGTGGAGTTCCACCGATTCGCGAACCGGCTGCGCGTGTCCGGGGAGATCGTCGCCTGTTCCCGGGAGGATCAACTCGGCTTTCACCACACGCTCAACGTGGAGGAGCGAGACGAACTCTCGATCGAGAAGTACTGGAAACCGGATCAGGAACGCCGCCTCGAGGAAGCCGAAGAGGCGACCGAAAACCCGGACGTCGCCATCGCCACCGTCGAGGAGGGTCGAGCCCACGTCCACAGCGTCGCCCAGTACGGCACCGAGGAGCGGGCAACGGTTACGGGCTCGACCGGGAAGAACGAGGACGCGCAGGATCGTACCGCGCTCTTTTCCGAGTTGACCGACGTCCTCCGTCGCCTCGACGTCGACGCGATCATCCTCGCCGGGCCCGGCTTCACGAAGCAGGACGCCTACAAGTACCTCGAGGACGAGGCGCCCGATGTCGCCGACCAGATCACGATGGTCGACACGGCGAGCGTCGGCGATCGCGGCGTCCACGAAGTCCTCAAACGCGGCGCCGTCGCGGACGTCCAGGAAGAGACCCGCATCGAGGCCGAGGCCGAGGCGATCGACGAGCTGACTCGCCGGATCGCCGAGGGGGCGAAGGCCGCCTACGGCCCGGAAGAAGTCGAGCAAGCCGCCGAGTACGGCGCCATCGAGGAACTGTTGATCGTCGACGATCGGCTCCGGACGGAGCGCGGACCCGACGGCGACTGGGCGGTCAATGTCGACGACCTCGTCCGTACGACCGAACAGAAAGGCGGCGAAGTGACGGTCTTTTCGAGCGAGTTCCCGCCGGGCCAACAGCTCTCGAATCTCGGGGGGATCGCGGCCCTGTTGCGATATCGCGTGCAGTGA
- a CDS encoding complex I subunit 5 family protein, with translation MSSVDVEFGPLGTPGADQLVIAPLLVVLVTAVVTLAARPYPDARRVISVVGGFAYAASVAALAWHVVFAPSAAGTATYQVGGWETPYGIALVADGLSTFMLSMVAVVAVASLVSSARYAPNYDRRTFYIPLYHFLLLGVTGSFLAGDLFNLFVWFEVLLMASYTFVAFYGEAEHTRAAFWYVALNLVASAVFLLAIGGLYATAGTLNMAELARRIAEPAAYGIDPTPTVGLLGLLLSVFALKAGLVPFQFWIPAAYAAAPPPVTALLAGASKKVGIYAIIRISFTVFGGSQLAVSVPGTSLAGESPVAFVGIALFAMAVASILLGGLGAIERDSMEGVLAYSSIGQIGFIAIPVAIAAVWPDLRHLAILAALVYALNHAVAKGLLFLVVGAVRDATGTSHFVDLSGLAGRAPVLAGSFFVGALALVGIPPLSGFFGKFLAFDVAVRVGETAPAAAVSLVVVLLLGSLLTIAYTTRTWNRGFWGGRTDSVEGARTDPVLIGVVVALAVVVLAIGLGFEPVHRFADAAAESALDWEGYVDAVGGESTRVAVPGGDPTADAATLWGDRP, from the coding sequence GTGTCGTCCGTCGACGTCGAGTTCGGTCCCCTCGGCACGCCGGGTGCCGACCAGCTCGTGATCGCGCCGCTGCTGGTCGTTCTCGTGACGGCCGTCGTGACCCTCGCAGCGCGGCCGTACCCCGACGCTCGCCGCGTCATCAGCGTCGTCGGTGGCTTCGCCTACGCCGCGAGCGTCGCGGCGCTGGCCTGGCACGTCGTCTTCGCGCCCTCGGCGGCCGGAACCGCGACCTACCAGGTCGGCGGCTGGGAGACGCCGTACGGCATCGCACTGGTCGCCGACGGCCTGTCGACGTTCATGCTATCGATGGTGGCCGTCGTCGCGGTGGCCTCGCTCGTCTCCTCGGCCCGGTACGCGCCGAACTACGACCGGCGGACCTTCTACATCCCGCTGTATCACTTCCTCCTGCTGGGCGTGACCGGCTCGTTCCTCGCCGGCGACCTGTTCAACCTCTTCGTCTGGTTCGAGGTGCTGCTCATGGCGAGTTACACCTTCGTGGCGTTCTACGGCGAGGCCGAGCACACGCGCGCCGCGTTCTGGTACGTCGCGCTCAACCTCGTCGCCAGCGCCGTCTTTCTGCTCGCCATCGGCGGCCTCTACGCCACCGCGGGGACGCTCAACATGGCCGAACTGGCCAGGCGCATCGCCGAGCCCGCGGCGTACGGCATCGACCCGACACCCACGGTCGGATTGCTCGGCCTCCTCCTCTCGGTGTTCGCGCTCAAGGCCGGCCTCGTCCCCTTCCAGTTCTGGATCCCGGCCGCCTACGCCGCGGCCCCGCCGCCGGTGACGGCCCTGCTCGCCGGCGCCAGCAAGAAAGTCGGCATCTACGCCATCATCCGCATCTCCTTCACCGTCTTCGGCGGGTCGCAACTCGCGGTTTCGGTCCCCGGCACCAGCCTCGCCGGCGAGTCGCCCGTCGCGTTCGTCGGAATCGCCCTGTTCGCGATGGCCGTCGCGAGCATCCTGCTCGGCGGGCTCGGGGCGATCGAACGCGACTCGATGGAGGGCGTCCTCGCGTACTCCAGCATCGGCCAGATCGGGTTCATCGCGATCCCCGTCGCCATCGCGGCGGTCTGGCCCGACCTGCGACACCTGGCGATTCTCGCCGCCCTGGTGTACGCCCTGAATCACGCGGTCGCGAAAGGACTGCTCTTCCTCGTCGTCGGCGCCGTTCGCGACGCGACCGGCACGAGTCACTTCGTCGATCTGAGCGGGCTGGCCGGGCGAGCGCCCGTCCTCGCCGGCTCGTTCTTCGTGGGCGCGCTCGCGCTCGTCGGCATTCCGCCGTTATCCGGATTCTTCGGCAAGTTCCTCGCGTTCGACGTCGCGGTCCGAGTCGGCGAAACGGCGCCCGCGGCCGCCGTCTCGCTCGTCGTCGTCCTGCTCCTCGGCTCGCTGCTGACGATCGCCTACACGACGCGGACCTGGAACCGCGGGTTCTGGGGCGGGCGAACGGACAGCGTCGAGGGCGCCAGAACGGATCCGGTTCTGATCGGCGTCGTCGTCGCGCTCGCGGTCGTCGTGCTCGCGATCGGTCTCGGGTTCGAACCCGTCCACCGGTTCGCCGACGCCGCGGCCGAGTCCGCCCTCGACTGGGAGGGCTACGTCGACGCCGTCGGCGGCGAATCGACCCGGGTTGCGGTCCCCGGTGGCGATCCGACCGCGGACGCGGCGACGCTCTGGGGTGATCGTCCGTGA
- the rqcH gene encoding ribosome rescue protein RqcH has translation MDQKRELSSVDLAAVVAELSAYDGAKVDKVYLYGDDLLRLKMRDFDRGRVELFVEVGETKRVHTVAPERVPDAPGRPPHFAKMLRSRLSGADFVEVSQYEFDRILEFVFDRDDETTRIIVELFGEGNVAVTDGEYEVVDSLETVRLKSRTVAPGSRYEFPESRVDPLTVSRETFDRQMADSDTDVVRTLATQLNFGGLYAEEICTRAGVEKTLDIAEAGDDEYERLYGAVERLAIDVRTGAFDPRIYVERDSDGAESAGAADAGESSDDGETDGTAGDSGGRVVDVTPFPLEEHQAAGLEPEGRDSFLDALDEYFHRLERDEQEDEPGSQRPDFEAEIEKQRRIIDQQEGAIEEFEREAEAERERAELLYANYGLVDEILSTVRQARESGTPWDEIDARFSEGADQGIDAAAAVVDVDGANGRVTVQVEGERIPLEADAGVEKNADRLYTEAKRIEEKKAGAEAAIEDTREALADLKARRDAWEAGEGPDDGADEEMNDEDREIDWLARSSIPIRENEPWYGRFRWVHTSDDFLVIGGRNADQNEELVNKYLEPGDRVFHTQAHGGPVTVLKATDPGESSRPDIEFPDTSIEQAAQFAVSYASVWKDGRYAGDVYAVDADQVTKTPESGEYLEKGGFAIRGDRTYHRDTPVGVAIGVQCEPWTRVIGGPPAAIADRSVTTIAVEPGRYAQGDVAKRIYRELRERFADESFVRKVASPDRIQHFLPPGGSRIKDD, from the coding sequence ATGGACCAGAAGCGGGAGCTTTCGAGCGTCGACCTCGCGGCCGTCGTCGCGGAGCTGTCGGCCTACGACGGCGCGAAGGTCGACAAGGTCTACCTCTACGGCGACGACCTGCTCAGGCTGAAGATGCGCGACTTCGATCGGGGTCGCGTCGAACTGTTCGTCGAGGTGGGCGAGACCAAGCGCGTCCACACGGTCGCGCCCGAGCGCGTTCCGGACGCACCCGGCCGCCCGCCCCACTTCGCGAAGATGCTCCGGAGTCGGCTCTCCGGCGCCGATTTCGTCGAGGTCTCGCAGTACGAGTTCGACCGGATCCTCGAGTTCGTCTTCGACCGCGACGACGAGACCACGCGGATCATCGTCGAGCTCTTCGGCGAGGGCAACGTCGCGGTCACGGACGGCGAGTACGAGGTCGTCGACTCGCTGGAGACCGTCCGGCTGAAGTCCCGGACCGTCGCACCGGGTTCGCGCTACGAATTTCCGGAATCGCGCGTCGACCCGCTGACCGTCTCGCGCGAGACGTTCGACCGCCAGATGGCCGACTCCGACACCGACGTCGTCCGGACGCTCGCGACCCAGCTCAACTTCGGCGGGCTCTACGCCGAGGAGATCTGCACGCGCGCCGGCGTCGAGAAGACGCTCGACATCGCCGAGGCGGGCGACGACGAGTACGAACGCCTCTACGGCGCCGTCGAGCGACTGGCGATCGACGTCAGGACCGGCGCCTTCGACCCGCGCATCTACGTCGAACGCGATTCGGACGGGGCCGAATCGGCGGGGGCCGCTGACGCGGGCGAGTCGAGCGACGACGGCGAGACCGACGGTACAGCGGGCGATTCCGGCGGACGAGTCGTCGACGTCACGCCCTTCCCGCTCGAGGAGCACCAGGCCGCGGGGCTCGAACCCGAGGGTCGCGACTCGTTCCTCGACGCGCTCGACGAGTACTTTCACCGACTCGAACGTGACGAGCAGGAGGACGAGCCGGGGAGCCAGCGCCCGGACTTCGAGGCCGAGATCGAGAAACAACGGCGCATCATCGACCAGCAGGAGGGCGCCATCGAGGAGTTCGAGCGCGAGGCCGAGGCCGAGCGCGAGCGCGCGGAGCTGCTCTACGCCAACTACGGACTCGTCGACGAGATCCTCTCGACCGTTCGACAGGCCCGCGAGTCGGGGACGCCGTGGGACGAGATCGACGCCCGCTTTTCCGAGGGCGCCGACCAGGGCATCGACGCGGCCGCGGCCGTCGTCGACGTCGACGGCGCGAACGGTCGCGTCACCGTCCAGGTCGAGGGCGAACGGATCCCGCTCGAGGCCGACGCGGGGGTCGAGAAGAACGCCGATCGCCTCTACACGGAGGCCAAACGGATCGAGGAAAAGAAAGCCGGCGCCGAAGCGGCGATCGAGGATACCCGCGAGGCGCTCGCCGATCTGAAAGCCCGCCGCGACGCCTGGGAGGCCGGAGAGGGGCCAGACGACGGCGCGGACGAGGAAATGAACGACGAGGACCGCGAGATCGACTGGTTGGCCCGCTCCTCGATCCCCATCCGCGAGAACGAACCCTGGTACGGTCGCTTCCGCTGGGTCCACACCAGCGACGACTTCCTCGTCATCGGCGGGCGCAACGCCGACCAGAACGAGGAACTGGTGAACAAGTACCTCGAACCGGGCGATCGCGTCTTCCACACGCAGGCCCACGGCGGCCCGGTCACCGTCCTCAAGGCGACCGATCCGGGCGAGTCCTCGCGGCCCGACATCGAATTTCCCGACACGAGCATCGAGCAGGCCGCGCAGTTCGCCGTCTCCTACGCGTCGGTCTGGAAGGACGGTCGCTACGCCGGCGACGTCTACGCCGTCGACGCCGACCAGGTGACGAAGACGCCCGAGAGCGGTGAGTACCTCGAGAAGGGCGGCTTCGCGATCCGCGGCGATCGCACCTACCACCGCGATACGCCCGTCGGCGTCGCGATCGGCGTTCAGTGCGAGCCCTGGACCCGGGTCATCGGCGGCCCGCCGGCGGCCATCGCCGACCGATCGGTGACGACGATCGCGGTCGAACCCGGCCGCTACGCCCAGGGTGACGTCGCGAAGCGGATCTATCGCGAACTCCGCGAGCGCTTCGCCGACGAGTCCTTCGTTCGGAAGGTTGCCAGCCCGGACCGGATTCAGCACTTCCTGCCCCCGGGCGGGAGCCGAATCAAAGACGACTGA
- a CDS encoding sodium:proton antiporter: protein MTDFVFATVVGALFALGTYLVLQRDLVRVVWGLAIVSQAANVYLLVMGGIAPASADAVPVLAGHGAHVPETADPLVQALVLTAIVIGFGMTAFALVLSFRVYEEHGTLDLSALESPETDEDGDGGDSE, encoded by the coding sequence ATGACCGACTTCGTCTTCGCGACGGTCGTCGGGGCGCTGTTCGCCCTCGGAACCTACCTGGTGCTCCAGCGCGATCTGGTGCGGGTCGTCTGGGGGCTCGCGATCGTCAGCCAGGCGGCGAACGTCTACCTGCTGGTGATGGGCGGTATCGCGCCGGCGTCCGCGGACGCCGTCCCCGTCCTCGCCGGCCACGGAGCGCACGTTCCCGAGACGGCCGACCCGCTCGTGCAGGCGCTCGTCCTGACCGCGATCGTGATCGGGTTCGGGATGACGGCGTTCGCGCTGGTCCTGAGTTTCAGGGTGTACGAAGAACACGGCACGCTCGACCTTTCGGCGCTGGAGTCCCCGGAGACCGACGAGGATGGCGACGGAGGTGACTCGGAGTGA